Proteins found in one Candidatus Cloacimonadota bacterium genomic segment:
- a CDS encoding DUF4956 domain-containing protein: protein MEELFQVIKNSTSGGVSQSPLQIILNLTLALVLGLIYSYVYRFTYTGKKKDKQMKSEMKSMQYTIILLTLGGALIWIVVADNLVRAFGLAGALSLIRYRTVLKEPTNTIKVFYAIILGMACGLSQYYTAVIGTIFICFTLAMIYLIVKKSKKNKKQIVEHSFENDKNI from the coding sequence ATGGAAGAATTATTTCAAGTTATAAAAAACAGTACTTCCGGAGGAGTATCCCAATCTCCTTTGCAGATAATTCTGAATCTGACATTGGCTCTTGTCCTCGGATTGATCTATTCTTATGTTTACCGATTTACCTACACCGGAAAGAAGAAAGATAAACAGATGAAATCCGAAATGAAAAGCATGCAATATACGATAATCCTGCTGACTCTCGGTGGAGCTTTGATCTGGATCGTTGTTGCCGATAACCTGGTCAGGGCTTTTGGACTTGCCGGAGCATTAAGTTTGATCAGATACAGAACAGTCCTCAAAGAACCGACGAACACGATCAAAGTTTTTTATGCAATTATTCTTGGAATGGCTTGTGGTTTGAGCCAGTATTATACTGCTGTCATCGGAACGATTTTCATTTGTTTTACGCTTGCCATGATCTACCTTATTGTAAAAAAATCCAAAAAGAATAAAAAGCAGATCGTTGAGCATTCCTTTGAAAATGATAAAAATATTTAA